tttccattattgtgtgattgcccaccattttgtcacctgatgtgattttcctatgtgttgtaaatcctatctctaagatgttgatgagatgggattattggCACTTATGTCaacgaggcagaactcaatctacaagattggattgtgtcttgagccaatctcttttgagatataaaagagaagccagcagagagacgtgggaacctcataccaccaagaaacaagagccaggagaatagcacaccctttggacctggggtccctgcactgtgaAGAACCTCCTTGATGggagaaggctgatgacaaggaccttccctcacagccaaaagacagaaagccttcccctggagctggaaccctgaattcggacttctaatctactagaccgtgagagaagaaacatccctttgttaaagccatccacttgtggtatttctgttacagcagcactagatgactaagagagtagcatatgatcaagaatggatggtactgaaggaagaagtccaagcttttgagacgtaaaagagattaagcaagcaattgaaagaagcaaagatggggtgagaccaatgcCAGGCCACATGGAGATGCcaagccaggaagcagaagctgaagagacaagggccttcctccagagctgacagatagaGAAAGTCTTTGCCAAGAGCCAgaaccttgaattcagactcctagccttcctaactgtgagaaaataaacatctgtttgttaaagccatccacacgtggtatttgttacagcagtactagatgactaagacagcgcaAAGGGGGAGTGGTGTCATCCGTTGCCACCACTAGGCCCTCTTGCCCTTCACAGAGCAGGAAGAAAAGAtggttgggtttttgttttttcaatttgtggtgaagatatacacagcaaaatatacatcaattcaacgctttccacatgtacagttcagtgacatcggttacattcttcaaattgttccACCTTTCTCAATATTCTGAAAAAAAGATAGTTTTTGAGGTCCAGGTACCAGCTGGGGACCACAGTGTTCTTCTTTCCTTGACTCAGCAGATAACAGGGCTTTGGCTCTAACTCCTGTGTGACCCTGGCCAAGTGGCCACCCTCTCTGGGTATTTCCTGCAGCGTCAAGCGGGTGAGTAGGTCAAGTGCAGTACCTTCAAGGTCCTTCCCTGCTCTGACTTCTGGGATTCTGGCTGGCTTTGACCACCAGCATCATCCTCGGCTGGGCAGCAGGGTTGGCAGGGCGGTGTGGATGGTGCTCTATGGGCCCACCAGCCCCGCCCTGTCTACTGCCAACCGGAGGAGGTGCAGCCTGCTTGGGGCTGGGCAGGAGCCTGCAGGCTGGGAAGGACTGCGCCGTCTGGAAGAGCTGAGCTCATTTCTCAGGGCAGCAGCCAAGATCCTGCACGGGAAAAAGGATTCCAGAGAACTGGAGGCCTGGGCTGCAGGGCTGCCACGGGGGAGGAGAATCCCAGGGGGAGAGGGCCTTGGCCTCGGGCGAGCAGGAGGAGCACTAACGGACACATCTCTCAGGTACATCACCTTCCAACCAGCTGGTGAATGGGTACCACCCCCACCTTCCAGACTGGAGACAGGTCAGAGAGGTCAAGGAACCCGGCTGCAGTCACAGGCAGGCAGCCACAAAATCAGGACTTGCTGCTCTCCTGATTCTAACTGCAGCCTCATTTCTGGGCCCCAGCCAGTTGGCAGACACAAAATAGGGGATCAGAGAGGACAAAGTGAAACCATGTGTGCAAGCAAGGCGCCAGGCACAGGCCCTGGACAGATAAGTGGGTGCTATCACCAGGAGCCCTGAGGATGGATGGGCTTGGGCAGGGCGTGGGGGGGCGGGTGAGATGCAGTTTGTCCCTCCCAAAACCCAGGAAAACCATAATCCTTCTTACAGGGGACACTGAAATCTGGAGACACGTCCCCGGCCTAGGCAGGAGGGGACTTGTTGAAGATAAAGTGGGGGTAAGGGGGAGACCACCCAGAGATGCAACAAAGACCCCAGGAAGTTGACTCAGCCTGGAAAAAAGGACAAGGGGGAGGTTAAAACCTTCTGGGGTTCCATGAAAAAGTAATCATAGATTTAGTACAGCAGACCTGAGTTCCTCTCTGCACTATCCTTGTGTGGGAGAAAAACGGTTTAACctccccaatttacagatgggaaggctgaggcaagcaggaaGAAGCGACTTGCCAGGATGCCATGGTGCGGGGGAGGTGTGGCAGAGCTAGGAGCAGAACCAGAGTCTCCAGACTCCCAAGTGGGGGCCTTTAAGAAGCAAACTTTCCACCATGCCTCTCGGCCAGGCCAGGCCCAGGAGAAGACTGAAGCAATACCTTTGTGAAACGGCAAACATCTCTTGGCACCTCTGATGCTGGGCCTGGTTTCCAGATTGTGGTGAAAAACGTAGCAGCAGCTCCAGAGCCCGTGGGAGCCCAACGAGCAGACTGTAGGGAAGCACCAGGTGTCCTTGCTCCAGGTCCCTGCCTGAAATGCCCCAGGACTCCACAGGGGAAGCGCTTGCAGAGGAACACAGGAGAAAGGCAGTGGAGTGCCCCCTGTTGAGCCCTACTGAGCCCTCCCTAGACTGAGGTTTTGGGGAGGACCCGGAGGAAAAAGCGAAGCTGCTGCGGTTGGTTAGTAAGCCAGCCAGCTTGGTCTAGATGGGAGGGTACAGGCCCACAGGGGTGCAGCCCAGCCCCCTTTCAGGGCCAGCTTTGGCCCCACCAGGCCCCTCTCATCTTGCACCAGGGCGGACTTCAGTCATCTGGAGGAAGGGGCCCCGCCAGGTGGAGGCAGAGGAGGCGGGGCTGGGCGGCAGGGcaggacagggcagggcagggtgggTTTGCTGGCCCCGCAGCCAAATGTGAATCACCGCTAGGTCTGAATCTTCCTCCCTCTTTGGTGCTGGCAGCTTTGGAAAGGGGAGTATGGAGAAGGAGGTCCTCAACACCCCTCCAGCAACACTCCCCTTGACTAGTGCTCCCCACACCCCTCCCTCCACCTGGTTCCTGGGTGTGAGGTGAGCCCCCCTCCAGCCCACCCTCCACTCTATTGATAGTAATTTTCCCTGCAGCCCAAATCTGGTCCCAATATTCCCCTCCCTTTTTATAACCTACCCTATACGAAGAAgagctgggcatcaggattggaggaagattcattaacaacctgtgttatgcagatgacacaaccttgcttgctgaaagtgaagaggactcgaagcacttactgatgaagatcaaaggccacagccttcagtgtggattacacctcaacataaagaaaacaaaaatcctcacaactggaccaatgagcaacatcatgataaacagagaaaaactgaagttgtcaaggacttcattttacttggatccacaatcaacacccatggaagcagcagtcaagaaaccaaaagatgcattgcattgggcaaatctgctgcaaaggacctcttcaaagtgttgaagagcaaagatgtcaccttgaagactaaggtgcacctggcccaagctgtggtattttcaattgcatcatatgcatgtgaaagctggacaatgaataaggaagactgaagaagaattgatgcctttgaattgtggtgttggcgaagaatattgaatataccatggactgccagaagaacgaataaatttgtcttagaagaagtacaaccagaacgccccttagaggcaaggatggcgagactgcgtcttacatgctttggacatgttgccaggagggatgagtccttggagaaggacatcatgctcggcagagaacagggtcagcagaaaagacaaagaccctcaacgaggtggattgactcagtggctgcaacaatgagctcaagcataacaacgattgtaaggatggcccaggaccgggcagtgtttcgttctgttctgcatagggctgctgtgagttggaaccaacttgacggcccctaacaacaacagcaacataaccTACTGTGGCTCCCCAGCACCCTCAGAAAATACAATGTCCAAGCTCTTTACCTGGCCCGCGAGGCCCTTCATGATCCAGCTCCTGTTGGCTTCCCAGCCTCACCCCCCGTCTCCCCCTACATCCCCTAAACTCCAGCCGTGCCTAGACGCTCACGTTCCCCAGGTCTGTGCTTCCTCACCTCCGAGCCTTTGCCCATGCTAGAATGCCACCTCCTTCATCCATCCTTCAAGACCCACCTTCTTGGCATCTGGACAGTCTCCAGCCCCCACGGCACTCGGGCCTGACTTCCCTTTAGCTCTCATCatactcttcatttttttttttttattgtggtgaaactatacataagaaaacatacaccatctcaacaatttccaatgggcaattcagtgacactgagtacattcttcaagttgggcaACTATTCCAATCTTCCTTTTCCCCAAATCATCCCAGCACCGTTGACATAAACTCACGGCCCCCTAAACCATGCTGCTTCTTAATCACGTTCATGGTTGGATTCTGCCTGGAGAGCGGCTCCATGGCAGGGACTGGGAGGGGTTCATCTTGAATCCTCAGAGGCCACCCCCGGGGCCAAGGCTTCAGGGGGTTGCTCAGTAAAACATCTGCTGTATGGATGGCAAAAGGAAGGACTGTGCCTGGCCTTGGTGGGGGAGATGTGCGTGGGGGTGCACAGAGTGGGGACCCCAGCCCCTCACAATCTGGTCCCCCTTGGGCCCCTCTCGGGCTGACACTCTCAGACAGCCTGGGCTGTCTGAGGAGCGCCAGCTGGCCCCTCACGAGGGCTGAAGCCTGAGGCCCGAGCCAGGGCTGGCGGCCTCAGGCCTGGCACCCAGCccaacctttctttttttttttttttttttttttataatccaaCCTTTCTTTAGCCCTAGTAAGGAACACAGGCAGCAGCCGCTATCTCTGCTTCCGGGGGAGGCCCGGGTGGGGCCAGGCCTCGTGGTTAATGGATCCTCCCACCTGCAGAGGCCCACAGAGCCGGCCACACCCTGGCCCCTGCCAGGAAGCGTGCAGCATCACCTACCCAAGCTCCAGTCACTGAAGGACCTGCATCCCCTCAGCCATCTTCTCTGGGTACCCCCAAGCTCAGCCTGCTGGCCCCAGGCCCCCTTCCCGCCAACTCTTGGGCCTAGCTCATCCTCAAACTATTTTCCATTGGCTTCCTGCAATCCCTGCCACAGCATAATTCTGGGGGGATGGGGTGGGATGGAGGAGGAGACTAGGGAATGGAGCTTGGACCCTGGGGGTGTGGCTAAAAAGGGGTTGAGGGGGTGTCACTCTGATTGGTCCTCTCTGCTCCAGAACTGGCTTCAAAATTCCACTGACCCCGCCTCTGGTGGCCCACAGCCATGTCCTGACCTCCAATTGGCCACGCTTCCAGGGGGCGGGACTCACCAGGGTCTGGTCCAGTTAAAAAGGTGGGAGCGGCCCGGGACCCATCTCTCCTCTCGGTGGAGTCTTCAGACAGCTGGTGCAGCGGTCCCAGGATCACCTTCTACCCTCAGCCATGGCCTGTGTGAGTGTGGGTGCCCCACCCCAAAGCCCAGGGAATGAGATGGGAGCAGTGGGCAGATCAGAAGGTCGGGTCTAGTTGTATCTGTGTGATCTTAAGCAAGTACCTTCGGTTTTCTGGGCCTCAGTGGCcatgtctgtaaaatggaggtgggTGCTATGGTCCCCAAAGGCCCTCTGGAGCTTAAGAATTTTCTGGATTTCTCTGGGGCCTGACAGCACAGTTATTTCTGCCTAGGTCTTACATTCTGCAGCTCTGTAGCTCTCTGAGAAGTGAGAGTGGAAGGGTGTGGCCAGCTGGGGGGGGGTAAGATGGCACATTGGTGACGTCCAGGCACTGTCCTCTTCCCCTCCTCCACCTCCAAGAGCCTCCTGTCCCCTCCCCCCTGCAGCTGTCTCCAGTCACCACGCCAGGACAGAGTCAGGCCTCTGCTCCAAAGAGCTCTGAAAAgtcagagccaggagcagagacagGCTGCTGGGGAGGGAGCCTGCTTGGGCTGAGGGGATGAAGGATGGTTCTGGCCCCGCTGAAAAAAAGTGGGGCTGAATTTCAAGCCACCCACTCCCTCgaggtgggaggtgggggatggtaagggagagagaaggagtgaATCTTCCCCAGGCCCCCAGGGAAAGGGTTCAAGTTTCTGGCAGAAGGAACCACTCATACCCACTAACTCCTGCCACCCAGCCTTGGGCACCACGGGTGGCATGCTAAGTGGGAGGGCAGCTCCACCCACCCCAAGCTTCCTGGGCTGCAGATTCCGGACCTTGTTTGTGCTCCCCACTCCTTTGAAGGGCCTGGCCATGCTCCTGGGGGTCTCCCACAGGGCCTTGAAGAGGATGACGGGGAGCCCCCAGTGGCGGCCATGGCCTCTTCAGAGGGGACCCACCTACCTTCATTTACCTTCCGTTGGACCAGGTGCCAGGAGCCCTACTATCAACTGCCCATCCCAGCCTGGTTCTCGCCCTCTGTTAAATGAGGAGATGGCATAGCACCTTGCCTCCAAGGCCACTCTGAACCCAATCCCCCGCCCCCGGAgctgaaccttaaaaaaaaaaaaatttttttaaagcttataaATCCTGTTTTCTAGAAGCTCACCCAGGTTACAGATAACAGACCCTGCTGGGCGTAGGGACTTAGCCAAGGCCACACAGGTTCCCAGACTCCCTAGGCTCCCAGTTGGCCTGGTCAGAGGATGCAGGGTGGGGACGacccccgccccccgcctccGCCCGGGCAACTGGGGGCAGCGGAGTCCCGCGTCCTCTAACCGACCGGGCGGGGTCTTGTCTGCGCAGGGTCTGGTCGCCAACAACCTGAATCTCAAACCCGGGGAGTGCCTCCGAGTGCGGGGCGAGGTGGCCCCTGACGCCAAGAGGTGAGGGGGCCAGGCGGGGTGGCAGGAGGTCAGGGGGCCAGGCGGGGTGGCAGGAGGTCGGGGGCCAGGCGGGGTGGCGGGCGGAGGGGCGCTGCCCAGGGTCCAGCCGGGCGTGGCTGGTCTGGGCGTGGCCGCTGCGGCTCTGCTCCTCCTCCCGGCCCGGAGGGGGTCAACGTGGCCGCTGGCCGAGGCTGCGTTTTCTGGGTGACTCACTTTCTCCGCGGGGTCTGGGCGCCCCCGCCATTGTCGcttcccctccccccttccccctTAAACGAAACCAGCTGCAACCAGCTGCGGCCTCGTCATCTCCCTCGGCTTGGCCCCTTCCCCCGCcctgggtgggcagggctgtAGCTGGAGAGGGAGGGCAATGAGAGGTGTCACCCCCAGGGCCCTCCCTCTGTGGTCCTTCCTTCCTGCGTTTGCGTTTGGTCATTCATTCGCTCAATCTTTCCTTCCTCACCCCttccttcactcattcatttagccAGCTGGCCTGTTTTCTCAGCAGCGGAGTGACCTTGGACCAGTCAGCCAACCTCATCCAGTCTCAGTTTGTTCTTCAGTGAGACAAGGGGAGGTTGTCGGCTGAAAGGAATGCGATGCTGGCCATCTCAGTGACCAGGGTGATGATGTCTGGCCAGATACCCCAGTGCAGAAACTCTTAATTCTTACCAAACCCTTAGGTTATCTCCACTCCAACAAagatattatttattcattcgcCCCACAATTATTGAGTGCCTTTTGTGTGTCATGTAAAGTACTGAGCACCAGAGATACAGAGACATACAAGGCAGACAGGACACTTGCTCCCTCCTGCCCCCAAATGTCGCCATCTGGAGGGACTCTCTGCCCTTGAGCAAAGGCACTGGGACACAGACTAGTGTCCATGAGAGTCTTGCGGCTGTCAGCAGAGCAAGACCTTTAGAGACCCTTCTTGGCTGCCCCCattctacagataaggaaacagacccagagaggggcagacttgctccaggtcacacagcaagtaggTAGCAATGAGTTCTCCCAGGTAGCTGCACTCATGGTAGCACTGGGTGGAACAATCCTACCACTTTTCCCCTAGCTTCGTGCTGAACCTGGGCAAAGACAGCAACAACCTGTGTCTACACTTCAACCCTCGCTTCGATGCCCACGGGGACGTCAATGTTATCGTGTGTAACAGCAAGGATGGTGGGGCCTGGGGTACCGAGCAGCGAGAGTCAGTCTTCCCCTTCCAGCCTGGCAGCGTCGTGGAGGTGGGCTGGGGACCGGGGCCCGGGGGCTGGGCACTGGGTAGGCTGGGGTGGAGCTGGGTTAGTGGCTAGAGGCCCAGGCCTCGCCTACCATCTCCTCCCTCACTGTGTGATCTCCGGTGAGTGTCATCCTCAGCAGCCCCACCCGCAAAGCTGGGCTGTTGTAAGGGCTGCATGGAGGAAAGGGTAGGACACAGGCCGTGGCTGTGGCCGCAGCGCCAAGGCTCCCGCTGCGGGATCCACCCCAGGCCCAGCTCACTGCCCTTCCCCACCTGCCAGGTGTGCATCTCCTTCGACCAGGCTGACCTGAGCATCAAGCTGCCAGATGGATACTCATTCAAGTTCCCTAACCGCCTCGACCTAGAGGCCATCAGCT
The DNA window shown above is from Elephas maximus indicus isolate mEleMax1 chromosome 4, mEleMax1 primary haplotype, whole genome shotgun sequence and carries:
- the LGALS1 gene encoding galectin-1, yielding MACGLVANNLNLKPGECLRVRGEVAPDAKSFVLNLGKDSNNLCLHFNPRFDAHGDVNVIVCNSKDGGAWGTEQRESVFPFQPGSVVEVCISFDQADLSIKLPDGYSFKFPNRLDLEAISYMAADGDFKVKCVAFE